In the Hippoglossus stenolepis isolate QCI-W04-F060 chromosome 14, HSTE1.2, whole genome shotgun sequence genome, one interval contains:
- the cts12 gene encoding procathepsin L, giving the protein MGTKQTHINAAHQSGFLLRAALLSVLLCSPRRVASDSDEGILTDWEIWKSSNGVTYDDLDDMQRRAIWEENKQKINDNNQGFFMGIRPFAMAMNKYGDLTQQESQVLQGAAINAQFVHRGKTVSARRLHNNARKLDAWFVDYRNMGYVTEVKDQGYCGSCWAFSTTGAIEGQIYKKTGQLVSLSEQNLVDCSKAYGTFGCSGAWMGNAYDYVVNNGLQSTSTYPYTSVDTQPCYYDSRLAVAHIKDYRFIPKGDEQALADAVATIGPITVAIDADHASFLFYSSGIYDEPTCNPNNLSHAVLLVGYGSDGGQDYWILKNSWGSSWGEGGYMRMVRDGSNTCGIASYALYPII; this is encoded by the exons ATGGGGACAAAACAGACTCACATCAATGCAG CTCATCAGTCTGGCTTCTTGCTGAGGGCAGCCCTGCTCTCTGTCCTGTTGTGCAGCCCGAGGCGTGTGGCGTCCGACTCGGATGAGGGGATCCTGACTGACTGGGAGATCTGGAAGAGCAGCAACGGCGTAACCTACGATGATCTG GACGACATGCAGAGGAGGGCGATCTGGGAGGAGAACAAGCAGAAGATCAATGACAATAATCAAGGTTTTTTTATGGGGATCAGGCCGTTCGCTATGGCTATGAATAAATATGGAGACCTG ACACAACAAGAATCCCAGGTGTTGCAAGGTGCCGCGATAAACGCCCAGTTTGTGCACAGAGGGAAGACGGTCTCTGCTCGACGGCTGCACAACAATGCTCGGAAGCTAGATGCTTGGTTTGTCGACTACAGGAACATGGGTTATGTCACTGAGGTGAAAGATCAG GGTTACTGTGGCTCCTGCTGGGCCTTCAGCACCACAGGAGCTATCGAGGGACAAATCTACAAGAAAACCGGTCAGCTTGTCTCCTTGAGTGAGCAAAACTTGGTGGACTGCTCCAAAGCATACGGCACCTTTGGCTGCAGCGGTGCCTGGATGGGCAACGCCTACGACTATGTGGTGAACAACGGGCTTCAGTCGACAAGCACCTACCCGTACACCTCAGTG GATACTCAGCCCTGTTATTACGACAGCAGACTTGCGGTCGCTCATATCAAAGACTACAGGTTCATACCCAAAGGAGACGAGCAGGCCCTGGCTGACGCTGTGGCAACCATTGGTCCAATCACAGTGGCCATTGATGCGGATCATGCAAGCTTCCTGTTCTACAGCTCAG GAATATACGATGAGCCGACCTGTAACCCTAATAATCTGAGTCACGCTGTTCTGCTGGTTGGTTACGGCTCTGACGGAGGACAAGACTACTGGATCTTAAAAAACAG CTGGGGCAGCAGCTGGGGTGAAGGCGGCTACATGCGAATGGTCCGGGACGGCAGTAACACATGTGGCATTGCAAGTTATGCCCTGTACCCTATTATATAA
- the LOC124854793 gene encoding laminin subunit alpha-4-like, whose protein sequence is MVTVSKQREVVKLVVDSMSEEKAVAVTSTSYSTTLDSLSIGGTTRYSRVPVSSPFVGCLRNVKINGKPVVYEEESRVYDPVSINRCPKD, encoded by the exons ATGGTCACAG TGTCCAAACAGCGGGAAGTTGTCAAACTAGTGGTGGACTCCATGTCTGAGGAGAAAGCCGTCGCCGTCACATCCACCTCGTACTCAACAACACTGGATTCACTTTCCATTGGGG GGACGACAAGGTACAGCAGAGTCCCCGTGTCCTCACCATTTGTGGGCTGCTTACGAAATGTGAAGATCAATGGAAAGCCTGTTGTGTATGAAGAAGAATCCAGGGTGTATGATCCTGTGAGCATCAATCGATGCCCTAAAGACTAA
- the lama3 gene encoding laminin subunit alpha-4, with protein sequence MGDGALGRCSRHISLNPEQLPAPVLKKHQKYKPTQLAPAGSQCFHQGAQRGEHQLYDDHSWLSYTLPQQDLNYRPHFSLDMKTKSSKGLILHVAGRGVVSLLALYMANGKIKVSLGQNRMIEHKQKSNDGNWHRVEFSVEKSTFHLLVDGVRVTDGRLPNNEGSSLDLHNPVYLGSDLKGRTTKGHTIPMNSVTGCIRNFKMNDVAVGEPGGRHKTLPCFDGPMEMGTYFGGGHIVLGL encoded by the exons ATGGGAGATGGTGCTCTTGGCCGGTGCAGTCGCCATATATCACTGAATCCCGAGCAGTTACCAGCACCAGTTCTGAAGAAGCACCAGAAATACAAACCT acTCAGCTGGCTCCTGCAGGCAGTCAGTGTTTCCACCAAGGTGCACAGCGTGGTGAACACCAGCTCTATGATGATCACAGCTGGCTAAGTTACACTCTGCCACAACAGGACCTTAACTACAG GCCTCACTTCTCTCTTGATATGAAGACCAAGTCGTCCAAAGGTCTGATCCTCCATGTGGCAGGGAGAGGAGTCGTGTCGCTGCTGGCTCTGTACATGGCCAACGGCAAGATCAAGGTGTCACTGGGTCAAAACAGAATGATCGAACACAAGCAGAAGAGCAACGACGGGAACTGGCACAGA GTTGAGTTCAGTGTGGAGAAGAGCACCTTTCATCTGCTGGTTGATGGAGTCCGTGTGACCGATGGTCGCCTACCGAACAATGAGGGATCGTCTTTAGACCTGCACAACCCTGTGTACCTGGGAAGTGATCTGAAAGGAAGAACCACAAAA GGACACACCATTCCCATGAACAGTGTTACTGGCTGTATACGCAATTTCAAAATGAATGATGTCGCTGTTGGAGAACCCGGGGGGAGACATAAAACATTACCCTGCTTCGATGGGCCAATGGAAATGGGGACGTACTTTGGCGGTGGGCACATCGTCTTAGGTTTGTAG